One Streptomyces sp. L2 genomic window carries:
- the bioB gene encoding biotin synthase BioB: MDLLNTLVDKGLRRELPTREEALAVLATSDDDLLDVVAAAGKVRRHWFGRRVKLNYLVNLKSGLCPEDCSYCSQRLGSKADILKYTWLKPGEASEAAAAGLAGGAKRVCLVASGRGPTDRDVDRVSETIKTIKEQNEGVEVCACLGLLSDGQAERLREAGADAYNHNLNTSEGTYGDITTTHTYADRVDTVQKAHGAGLSACSGLIAGMGESDEDLVDVVFSLRELDPDSVPVNFLIPFEGTPLGKEWNLTPQRCLRILAMVRFVCPDVEVRIAGGREVHLRTMQPLALNLANSIFLGDYLTSEGQAGKADLEMIADAGFEVEGTGEITLPEHRVTAAGGGCGSHAEAGCGSHAEAGCGSVCGSHEGQDVCGTATESAPGTESAAAVNEPRTDLVAVRRRGAGTDLAPNA, translated from the coding sequence ATGGACCTGCTGAACACGCTGGTGGACAAGGGGCTTCGGCGCGAGCTGCCGACCCGCGAGGAAGCGCTCGCCGTACTCGCCACCTCCGACGACGATCTGCTCGATGTGGTGGCCGCGGCCGGCAAGGTGCGCCGGCACTGGTTCGGCCGGCGCGTGAAACTCAACTACCTGGTCAACCTGAAGTCGGGCCTGTGCCCGGAGGACTGCTCCTACTGCTCCCAGCGGCTGGGCTCCAAGGCCGACATCCTGAAGTACACCTGGCTCAAGCCCGGCGAGGCCTCCGAGGCCGCCGCCGCGGGCCTGGCCGGCGGTGCCAAGCGGGTCTGCCTGGTGGCCAGCGGGCGCGGTCCGACGGACCGTGACGTGGACCGGGTCTCCGAGACCATCAAGACCATCAAGGAGCAGAACGAGGGCGTCGAGGTGTGCGCCTGCCTCGGGCTGCTCTCCGACGGCCAGGCGGAGCGGCTGCGCGAGGCCGGCGCGGACGCCTACAACCACAACCTGAACACGTCCGAGGGGACGTACGGGGACATCACGACCACGCACACCTACGCCGACCGGGTGGACACGGTGCAGAAGGCGCACGGCGCCGGCCTGTCCGCCTGCTCGGGGCTGATCGCGGGCATGGGCGAGAGCGACGAGGACCTGGTGGACGTGGTCTTCTCGCTGCGCGAGCTGGACCCGGACTCGGTGCCGGTGAACTTCCTGATCCCGTTCGAGGGCACCCCGCTCGGCAAGGAGTGGAACCTCACCCCGCAGCGCTGCCTGCGCATCCTGGCGATGGTGCGGTTCGTCTGCCCGGACGTCGAGGTGCGGATCGCGGGCGGCCGCGAGGTCCACCTGCGCACGATGCAGCCGCTGGCCCTGAACCTGGCCAACTCGATCTTCCTCGGTGACTACCTGACCAGCGAGGGCCAGGCGGGCAAGGCCGACCTGGAGATGATCGCGGACGCCGGGTTCGAGGTGGAGGGCACCGGGGAGATCACGCTGCCCGAGCACCGGGTGACGGCGGCCGGCGGTGGCTGCGGATCGCACGCCGAGGCCGGGTGCGGGTCGCACGCGGAGGCCGGGTGCGGGTCCGTCTGCGGCTCGCATGAGGGGCAGGACGTGTGCGGTACGGCGACGGAGTCCGCGCCGGGCACGGAGTCGGCGGCGGCCGTGAACGAGCCGCGCACCGACCTGGTCGCCGTGCGTCGCCGGGGCGCCGGGACGGACCTCGCGCCCAATGCCTGA